In Zingiber officinale cultivar Zhangliang chromosome 1A, Zo_v1.1, whole genome shotgun sequence, a genomic segment contains:
- the LOC122038129 gene encoding cytochrome P450 93A3-like, translated as METIDPMRFSAVPVVLLVLSFLFLRSLRRRRTLHLPPSPMSLPIIGHLHLLAPIPHQALHKLSQRQRLGDIFSLRLGSVPCAVVSTASAAREVLRTQELAFANRPMSKAADCLTYGASGIAFAPYGPSWKFMKKLCISELLGGRTLDLLLPIRRDELVALVRALYDMSKEGRTTVDMGGELVRLTNNVICQMTMSRRCSELEDASEGVRKLVAEVAELLGKFNLADYIGICKNWDLQGLDKKMEDVHRRFDSMVERVLTEKEASRRKQGSGIEDLLDILIDMSEDGSAEVRLSRQDIKAFVLDMFIGGTDTSAITMEWALAELINHPNILHKARDEIEAVVGKKRLVAESDLPNLPYLQAIVKETLRLHPTVPMIIRRSNRDGKIKGYDVPANTTVFVNMWAIGKDPEQWSEPLEFRPERFTEEGGHTVDVRGQHFELIPFGSGRRICPGVSLALQLVHSAIGAMIQCFDWEVEGGGTVDMAEGLGLTLPKAKPLICTPVPRLNPPPLD; from the coding sequence ATGGAAACGATAGATCCGATGCGGTTCTCTGCTGTTCCCGTCGTCTTGCTCGTCCTCTCTTTCTTATTCCTCAGATCCCTTCGCCGGCGGCGAACTCTTCATCTGCCTCCGAGCCCAATGAGCCTGCCCATAATtggccacctccacctcctcgcgCCGATCCCCCACCAAGCCCTTCACAAGCTCTCCCAGCGCCAGCGTCTAGGTGACATTTTCAGCCTCCGCCTAGGATCCGTCCCCTGTGCGGTGGTTTCCACTGCCTCCGCTGCCAGAGAGGTCCTGAGGACGCAGGAGTTGGCCTTCGCCAACCGTCCTATGTCCAAAGCCGCGGACTGCCTCACCTACGGCGCCTCAGGTATAGCCTTCGCGCCCTACGGACCGTCCTGGAAGTTTATGAAAAAACTCTGCATATCAGAGCTCCTCGGAGGTCGGACGCTTGACCTGCTCCTCCCCATCCGACGCGACGAGTTGGTCGCTCTCGTGCGAGCCTTGTACGACATGTCCAAGGAAGGAAGAACCACCGTCGACATGGGCGGCGAGTTGGTAAGACTCACCAACAATGTGATCTGCCAGATGACGATGAGCCGTCGGTGCTCTGAGTTGGAGGATGCGTCGGAGGGGGTCAGGAAGCTAGTGGCGGAGGTGGCTGAGCTGCTCGGCAAGTTCAATCTGGCAGATTATATTGGGATCTGCAAGAATTGGGACTTGCAGGGTTTAGATAAGAAGATGGAGGACGTCCACCGGAGGTTCGATAGCATGGTGGAGAGGGTCTTGACGGAGAAGGAGGCGTCAAGGAGAAAACAAGGAAGCGGAATCGAGGATTTGCTGGATATTTTAATCGATATGTCAGAGGATGGCAGCGCAGAAGTGAGGTTGAGTAGACAAGACATCAAAGCCTTCGTGTTAGATATGTTCATCGGCGGCACCGACACCTCAGCCATCACCATGGAATGGGCGCTGGCAGAGCTCATCAACCACCCTAACATCCTGCACAAAGCACGAGACGAGATCGAAGCGGTGGTCGGCAAGAAAAGGCTGGTGGCGGAGTCCGACTTACCCAATCTTCCTTACCTGCAGGCCATTGTCAAGGAGACTCTGAGGCTGCATCCCACCGTCCCGATGATCATACGACGATCGAACAGGGACGGCAAGATCAAAGGCTATGACGTTCCAGCAAACACGACGGTCTTTGTCAACATGTGGGCCATCGGGAAGGACCCGGAGCAATGGTCGGAGCCACTAGAGTTCCGGCCGGAGAGGTTCACGGAGGAGGGCGGGCATACTGTGGATGTCCGGGGGCAGCACTTTGAGCTAATACCGTTCGGCAGTGGCCGGAGAATTTGTCCAGGGGTGTCCCTGGCGCTGCAACTGGTACACTCTGCGATTGGGGCGATGATACAGTGTTTCGATTGGGAGGTGGAGGGTGGAGGGACGGTGGACATGGCGGAAGGTCTAGGCCTAACGCTTCCCAAGGCCAAACCGCTGATCTGCACGCCGGTGCCGCGGTTGAACCCACCGCCGTTGGATTAG